One genomic window of Sporosarcina ureae includes the following:
- the hpaB gene encoding 4-hydroxyphenylacetate 3-monooxygenase, oxygenase component: MGAINGNEFVRRMDEQNAEIWLDGKQLKGPISKHPAFKGLIETKASLYDLQLSPSHKALMTYASPVTNERIGLSYLQPKTKADLRNRRVMTEEWARLSCGLLGRSPDYLNTVIMSFASSSAHLLGKENCFPEHIQALYERAREEDLSFTHTFITPQVNRSQAAFTTSDEPISAKIVDKTAAGLIIKGAKLLATQGGVTDEVLVFSTPSFLGDSDEAFAFSIPSRTEGLRFLCRESFVGGNSTFNYPLSSRFEEMDAVVVFDNVLVPWERVFFHHNKEVASEFFSMSSFHPFATHQVITRQIVKTEFMLNLAEQLVQMINVAEYLHIQEKLSEIIIGLETMKALRDKSEADASLDQWGNMCPSAIPLQVASNIFPKVYPRFSEIIQLIGASGMIALPTDKDFQSPIQLDLEKYLQGATKTALERVQLFRLAWDLTMSSFGTRQTQYERYFFGDPVRLSGHLYRSYPKDAGQEMIRRLLSY, translated from the coding sequence ATGGGTGCTATAAATGGCAACGAGTTTGTGCGTAGAATGGATGAGCAGAACGCGGAGATTTGGCTCGATGGAAAGCAATTGAAAGGTCCTATTTCTAAACATCCGGCATTTAAAGGACTTATAGAAACAAAGGCCTCTTTGTATGATTTACAATTGTCACCTTCACATAAGGCTCTTATGACATACGCTTCACCAGTCACAAATGAGCGCATTGGACTTTCGTACTTACAACCGAAAACCAAAGCGGATTTGCGCAATCGCAGAGTTATGACAGAGGAATGGGCAAGACTTTCTTGCGGCTTACTTGGTAGAAGTCCCGATTACCTCAATACGGTGATTATGAGCTTTGCCTCTTCTTCCGCTCACTTGCTCGGCAAGGAAAACTGCTTTCCAGAACATATTCAAGCGCTTTATGAACGAGCACGAGAAGAAGATCTATCCTTTACTCACACCTTCATCACGCCACAGGTCAATCGATCTCAGGCTGCCTTTACTACGTCAGATGAACCGATCTCCGCCAAGATTGTAGATAAAACAGCAGCTGGACTCATCATTAAAGGAGCTAAACTACTGGCAACACAGGGCGGCGTGACGGATGAGGTATTGGTATTCAGCACGCCTTCATTTCTTGGGGATTCTGATGAAGCTTTCGCCTTTTCAATACCTTCCCGTACAGAAGGTTTACGTTTTCTCTGTAGGGAATCATTTGTAGGGGGGAATTCCACATTTAATTACCCACTGAGTTCGCGATTTGAAGAGATGGATGCTGTAGTTGTTTTCGATAATGTTCTCGTCCCGTGGGAGCGTGTATTCTTTCATCACAATAAGGAAGTAGCTTCAGAATTTTTTTCAATGAGTTCATTCCATCCGTTCGCCACACATCAAGTCATTACGAGACAGATCGTCAAAACAGAGTTCATGCTGAATTTAGCAGAGCAACTCGTCCAAATGATTAATGTAGCCGAATATCTCCATATTCAAGAAAAACTGTCTGAGATAATTATTGGACTCGAAACAATGAAAGCATTACGAGATAAATCTGAGGCCGATGCATCACTCGATCAATGGGGAAATATGTGTCCAAGTGCAATACCACTTCAAGTAGCTAGCAATATTTTTCCGAAAGTCTACCCGCGTTTCAGTGAGATCATTCAGCTAATCGGAGCGAGTGGGATGATTGCGTTACCTACCGATAAAGATTTCCAATCTCCTATTCAACTTGATCTCGAAAAGTACCTACAAGGTGCTACGAAAACCGCGTTGGAACGTGTGCAACTATTTCGGTTAGCTTGGGATTTGACAATGAGTTCGTTCGGCACAAGACAAACACAATATGAGCGGTATTTCTTCGGGGATCCGGTACGCTTATCAGGTCACCTATACCGATCCTATCCGAAAGACGCAGGTCAGGAAATGATACGCCGTTTACTTTCCTATTAA
- a CDS encoding nitric oxide synthase oxygenase, with product MVLSVNRIELFQEAIQFIHSCYDELGISQEEQLMRVKEIEEEIIQTGTYTHTQSELTHGAKMAWRNSNHCIGRLLWETLEVFDERQVTTAKDAFEKLKHHVDYATNDGDIRSTITVFAPRVQDKDPLRIWNHQLVRYAGYEDGATIIGDSASIEMTKLCERLGWRGNKTPFDVLPLVIQEFGKSPRLFELPKSSVKEVPISHPEIKGISELNTKWYAVPIISNMRLDIGGIEYPMAPFNGWYMGTEIGARNLADADRYNLLPSVAKLMGLNTKSNRSLWIDKALVELNIAVLHSYEKEGVTLVDHHTAAKQFKSFEKKERSVGRRVTGNWVWLIPPLSPAATHVYHKRFANDIMTPNFFYQKDPE from the coding sequence ATGGTGCTATCTGTAAATCGTATTGAGCTCTTCCAAGAAGCAATCCAGTTTATCCATAGTTGTTATGATGAACTAGGAATTTCTCAAGAGGAACAACTCATGCGCGTCAAAGAAATTGAAGAGGAGATTATCCAAACGGGAACGTACACTCATACACAATCCGAACTGACACATGGCGCGAAAATGGCTTGGCGAAACAGTAATCACTGTATCGGACGATTATTGTGGGAAACGTTGGAAGTATTTGATGAACGACAAGTCACTACTGCTAAAGATGCATTTGAAAAATTGAAGCATCATGTGGATTATGCAACGAATGATGGAGATATTCGTTCAACGATTACCGTCTTCGCCCCTCGGGTACAAGACAAAGATCCTCTGAGGATCTGGAATCATCAATTAGTTCGTTATGCTGGATACGAGGATGGAGCTACAATCATTGGCGACTCTGCATCCATTGAGATGACCAAGTTGTGTGAACGTCTGGGATGGCGAGGGAACAAAACACCTTTTGATGTATTACCACTTGTCATTCAAGAGTTTGGGAAATCTCCACGACTCTTTGAACTACCGAAATCATCAGTAAAAGAAGTACCTATCAGTCATCCCGAAATTAAAGGAATTTCCGAGTTAAATACAAAATGGTATGCCGTTCCGATCATTTCCAATATGCGTCTTGATATCGGTGGAATTGAATATCCTATGGCACCATTTAACGGCTGGTATATGGGCACAGAAATTGGAGCACGTAATCTTGCAGATGCGGATCGTTATAATCTTTTGCCGTCTGTCGCCAAACTGATGGGGCTAAACACAAAATCCAATCGTTCTCTTTGGATAGACAAAGCACTTGTGGAGTTGAATATAGCTGTTCTACATTCCTACGAGAAGGAAGGTGTCACACTTGTTGATCATCATACCGCAGCGAAACAATTCAAATCGTTCGAAAAGAAAGAGCGGAGTGTTGGAAGAAGAGTGACAGGTAACTGGGTATGGCTCATCCCACCACTGTCACCTGCTGCCACGCATGTTTATCACAAGCGGTTTGCCAATGACATTATGACACCCAATTTCTTTTATCAGAAAGATCCCGAATAA
- a CDS encoding rhodanese-like domain-containing protein, translating to MTLKELTAKEVQEQLESGKELNIIDVREDDEVAEGMIPGAEHIALGNLPVEMHELNTETPYILVCRSGGRSGRAQELMADEGFDVTNMVGGMLAWEGETK from the coding sequence ATGACTTTAAAAGAATTAACTGCAAAAGAAGTACAAGAGCAATTGGAAAGCGGTAAAGAATTGAATATCATCGACGTGCGTGAAGATGACGAAGTAGCAGAAGGTATGATTCCAGGTGCAGAACACATTGCCCTCGGCAATCTACCTGTCGAAATGCACGAATTGAATACAGAAACACCTTACATCCTTGTATGCCGTTCAGGCGGTAGAAGCGGACGTGCACAAGAGCTTATGGCAGACGAAGGCTTTGACGTAACCAACATGGTAGGCGGTATGCTCGCATGGGAAGGCGAAACGAAATAA
- a CDS encoding YheE family protein yields MVDDFEVEKVFEDRQYERIQFKLIIEGRNYKADYHDGKIQWLNPHPKQDVGEEEVNAIEDKVLELLSEQGIRNEADDIEIERSISNNQTRPLQLFKLKIQGEEFKGTFINGEVEWFHPKPRRKLKEERVKKIEEDVQKKLNEHLE; encoded by the coding sequence GTGGTAGATGACTTTGAAGTGGAAAAAGTTTTTGAAGACAGGCAGTACGAGCGAATTCAGTTTAAGCTCATCATAGAAGGTCGCAATTACAAAGCAGACTATCATGATGGTAAAATCCAATGGCTTAATCCACACCCTAAGCAAGACGTTGGTGAAGAAGAAGTAAATGCCATAGAGGATAAAGTTTTGGAACTGTTATCCGAGCAAGGGATTAGAAATGAAGCGGATGATATTGAGATCGAACGTTCGATTAGCAATAATCAAACTCGGCCACTTCAGTTATTTAAATTGAAGATTCAAGGCGAAGAATTTAAAGGCACATTTATTAATGGCGAAGTTGAGTGGTTTCATCCTAAACCAAGACGTAAACTAAAAGAAGAGCGCGTGAAAAAAATAGAAGAAGATGTTCAGAAGAAGCTAAACGAACATTTAGAATAA
- a CDS encoding DUF3889 domain-containing protein yields MLFPKEVCAILAKVGLALGVLWTSGLGTSDAPAAAHSKVEVPAYAKWSRLAIKQTMLKYPHADIKDYLHIATDSKKVTNVEKFQLWLKEEEREFGVIVTVTYSTETGKFIRIDFQEIPVH; encoded by the coding sequence ATGCTATTTCCAAAGGAGGTGTGCGCCATCTTAGCGAAAGTAGGTTTGGCACTTGGAGTATTATGGACAAGTGGGTTGGGTACTAGTGATGCGCCAGCTGCTGCACATAGTAAAGTTGAAGTACCGGCATACGCCAAATGGTCAAGGCTTGCGATCAAGCAAACGATGCTTAAATATCCTCATGCAGATATCAAGGATTACTTGCATATCGCAACCGACTCAAAAAAAGTTACAAACGTGGAAAAATTTCAACTTTGGCTAAAAGAGGAAGAACGGGAATTCGGTGTGATAGTGACTGTCACCTATTCAACTGAAACAGGTAAATTTATTCGCATTGATTTTCAAGAAATACCTGTTCACTAA
- the tenA gene encoding thiaminase II codes for MKFTERLLEKTLPIWRQNHSHPFVQEIGNGTLDPDNFRFYMVQDYLYLIDYAKVFAVGTMKATDVEMMGKFAALLNGTLNTEMELHRKYAARFGITEEELENAKPSPIVLAYTHYMLHVSQNGSLAEVVAALLPCAWSYWEIGKELAALPGALDHPLYGDWIRMYSSEDFGELATWCLELMDETAEGKPESELARLEEIFLNTTRYEYMFWDMAYTKQMWPGVQEEQMITK; via the coding sequence ATGAAGTTCACTGAGCGTTTATTAGAGAAAACATTACCGATTTGGAGACAGAATCATAGTCATCCGTTTGTCCAAGAAATTGGAAATGGGACGTTGGATCCGGATAATTTTCGATTTTATATGGTGCAAGACTATTTATACTTAATTGATTATGCGAAAGTGTTTGCTGTAGGCACTATGAAAGCGACCGATGTAGAGATGATGGGGAAATTCGCTGCGTTGCTTAACGGCACATTAAACACAGAAATGGAGCTTCATCGTAAATATGCGGCGCGCTTTGGCATTACCGAAGAAGAGCTCGAGAATGCCAAGCCGTCTCCAATTGTCCTAGCGTATACGCACTATATGCTACATGTTAGTCAAAACGGTTCTTTAGCAGAAGTAGTCGCTGCATTATTGCCTTGTGCGTGGAGTTACTGGGAGATAGGCAAAGAGCTTGCTGCGTTACCAGGAGCGTTGGATCATCCATTGTATGGTGACTGGATTCGCATGTATTCATCGGAAGACTTTGGTGAGTTGGCTACTTGGTGCTTAGAATTAATGGATGAAACTGCGGAAGGTAAGCCTGAATCGGAACTAGCGAGGCTAGAAGAGATTTTCCTTAATACGACTCGTTATGAGTATATGTTCTGGGACATGGCATATACGAAACAGATGTGGCCTGGTGTGCAGGAAGAACAGATGATTACAAAGTAA